Genomic DNA from Candidatus Koribacter versatilis Ellin345:
ACTGAGCCCAGCGCCGACATGCAAGTGAGCTGCATCTTCTGCGGCGGCAAGGGCTGCCGTACGTGCAAATTCAGCGGCTGGATCGAACTGCTGGGCTGCGGCATGGTGGATCCGAACGTTTTCGAATTCGTGAAGGGCAACGGTTACGATCCGGCCAAGGTAAGTGGCTTCGCGTTCGGCATGGGCGTGGAGCGAATCGCGATCTTGAAGTACGGCGTGGACGAGATCGCCAAGTTCTACTTGGGCGATGTGAGATTCCTGGAGCAATTCGCTTAGTCGGTGGTTGGCTGGGAGATGGTGCCGGCGATCAATTTCCATTGCCCGCCTTTGTGCAGCCAGAAGCGCATGAATTCGAGTGAGATGTTGAACTGATCGGAGATGTACTCGCCGCGGCATATGACGATCGCCGCGGTGCCGAAGTTGATGATTTTCGAGTCCCTCCAGTGGATGGATTTGAGGTGAGGCCCGGCATGGGGCGCGTACATCTCCATGATGCGGGCTTTGGCGAAATAGGGCTGCCCGTCCGAGAGCAGCAGCATGCGTTCGTCAAGCAGTTGGTCGAGCACCTTCGGATCGCAATGAAGCTGCGCAATCCGTAAACGTTCTTCGACTCGGCGGATTTCGTCTTCGACGGACGACATCAGGGTCTCGGCGGTACTGGCATCGATGGGTACATCGGCAGATTGAGTGGATTGTGGAATTTTTGAAGCGGTTGGCGATTGAGAAATCATGAGAATTCTTCCCAATTGGATACGAGACTTTGTTGATACGAAGGCGAATGACCACGACCTCGCGGAGTCGCTGACGCACGCAGGGATTGCGGTGGAGTCGATCGTCGAAGAGCACGGGCACACGATTTACGAGATGGACCTTACGACCAACCGCGTGGACGCCATGAACCACTACGGCGTAGCGCGAGAGGCGTCGGCGATCTTCGACATCGAACTGAAGCCGGTGACGCCGAAGCTCCCGAAGGCAGAAGGCACGGCGAAGTTTGCCATTGAGTTGGAAGACGCGCAGGGCTGTCCGCGGTACACGGCGCGAATTGTGCGCGGGGTGAAGGTCGCGTCGTCGCCGAAGAACATTGCGCAGCGGCTGGAACTGCTGGGATCGCGAGCGATCAACAATATCGCCGATGCCAGCAACTACGCGCTGTTCGAGATCGGCCACCCGACGCATGCGTTCGACCTCGACACGCTGGAGGGCGGGAAGATCGTGGTCCGCCGGGCGCGCGAGGGCGAAACGCTGAAGACCCTCGATGGCGAGACGCGCAAGCTCACGTCGCAGGACCTGGTGATTGCCGATGCAGTGAAGGCCGTTGCACTGGCCGGCGTAATGGGCGGCTTCGACACAATGATCACCGAGAAGACCACGAATGTGCTGATCGAGTCGGCATGGTTCGATCCGGCCAGCATCCGGCATACGGCAAAACGGCTGGGGATGCACACCGATGCCTCGCATCGTTACGAGCGTGGCGCGGATATTGCCATTACCGCGCTGGCGTGCGATCGCGTGGCGGAACTAATCCTCGAGACAGCCGGCGGCAAGCTGGAAGGCGAGAAAATCGATGC
This window encodes:
- a CDS encoding nuclear transport factor 2 family protein, yielding MISQSPTASKIPQSTQSADVPIDASTAETLMSSVEDEIRRVEERLRIAQLHCDPKVLDQLLDERMLLLSDGQPYFAKARIMEMYAPHAGPHLKSIHWRDSKIINFGTAAIVICRGEYISDQFNISLEFMRFWLHKGGQWKLIAGTISQPTTD